A DNA window from Chryseobacterium sp. MEBOG06 contains the following coding sequences:
- a CDS encoding helix-turn-helix domain-containing protein: MNHDHFKEVEDKDSEFYIYHVLTGNVTTEIHYHSSAQLVYAEGGIVHIFTDLRHWYLPARCFMWIPAGTPHYIFSTSPKVDLYNFYFKKEDGESGFFDEINIYSVNNLLREMILHTKDWDGKITKNDGSKYFFLKALKGILPEKRDKQLAFPVQHPFPKDETLLKIARYIHANLEKPLTIESTAKEFGMSTRTLSRKFKEILGMNYIRFLRALRITRSLELISEGKYNMYEIAMMVGYNSLSSFSNIFKKIIGVAPTEYQHKLRGDR; this comes from the coding sequence ATGAACCACGACCATTTTAAAGAAGTTGAAGATAAAGATTCAGAGTTTTACATTTATCACGTACTTACGGGAAATGTAACAACAGAAATTCACTATCACAGTTCGGCGCAGTTAGTGTACGCAGAAGGGGGTATTGTGCATATTTTTACTGATTTGAGGCACTGGTATCTTCCGGCAAGATGTTTCATGTGGATACCTGCCGGGACGCCACATTATATTTTTTCTACCAGTCCGAAAGTTGATTTGTACAATTTTTATTTTAAAAAAGAAGATGGCGAAAGTGGCTTTTTTGATGAAATTAATATCTACTCTGTAAATAATCTGCTTCGTGAGATGATTTTGCATACGAAAGACTGGGATGGAAAAATCACAAAAAATGATGGTTCTAAATATTTTTTTCTCAAAGCATTGAAAGGGATTTTACCTGAGAAAAGAGATAAACAGCTTGCATTTCCTGTACAGCATCCCTTTCCTAAGGATGAAACTTTACTGAAGATTGCCAGGTATATTCATGCAAACCTTGAGAAGCCTCTTACGATTGAATCTACAGCTAAAGAATTTGGAATGAGTACCAGAACCCTTTCCAGAAAATTTAAGGAGATTCTGGGCATGAATTATATCCGTTTTCTGAGAGCTTTGAGAATTACCAGATCCCTTGAGCTTATATCAGAAGGGAAATACAATATGTATGAGATTGCAATGATGGTAGGGTATAACAGTTTATCCTCCTTCAGCAATATTTTTAAAAAGATAATTGGAGTGGCCCCCACAGAATATCAGCACAAATTGAGAGGTGACCGCTAA
- the rpsF gene encoding 30S ribosomal protein S6 gives MNNYETVFILTPVLSEAQVEEAVNKYVDLIKEKNCEIIAKENWGLKKLAYPIQLKKNGFYTLIEFKGEGTVVADLELAFKRDERVIRYLTTKLDKHAVEYAVTRRAKVKAAKA, from the coding sequence ATGAACAATTACGAAACTGTTTTCATTTTAACTCCCGTTCTATCTGAGGCACAGGTAGAGGAAGCAGTGAACAAGTATGTAGATCTTATCAAAGAAAAGAACTGCGAAATCATTGCTAAAGAAAACTGGGGATTAAAAAAACTAGCTTACCCAATCCAATTGAAAAAGAATGGGTTCTATACTTTAATCGAATTTAAAGGAGAAGGTACTGTAGTAGCTGACTTAGAATTAGCATTCAAACGTGACGAAAGAGTAATCCGTTACCTAACTACAAAACTTGACAAGCACGCTGTTGAGTACGCTGTAACTAGAAGAGCTAAAGTAAAAGCAGCTAAAGCTTAA
- a CDS encoding lysophospholipid acyltransferase family protein yields the protein MNFLIKILYFISKLPLKILYIFSDVIFFLNYYLVGYRKKVITQNLRNSFPEKSEEEIREIRKKFYRNFSDYLVETIKSFSISEKEARVRMQHINQDVFHEVQKEGKNIILLAGHVFNWEWINALARIVPQKHCHPVYRKVNSDFWENQMKKVRNKFGNEALEANEVIRNIFRTNNDGSSIYMFVADQTPHFSHVTYGLKFLNQRTPAFIGYDKLATRMDLAFIYCEMKKVKRGYYQVNYHRIYPDNEKFTEHEVVRKFHKLLENTLHKNPDNYLWSHRKWKYQDSIKTFDSE from the coding sequence ATGAATTTCCTAATCAAAATATTATACTTCATCTCTAAGCTTCCGCTTAAAATATTATATATTTTTTCGGACGTTATCTTCTTCTTAAATTATTATCTGGTAGGTTACAGAAAAAAGGTTATTACCCAAAATCTGAGAAATTCCTTTCCTGAGAAATCTGAAGAAGAGATCAGAGAAATCCGCAAAAAGTTCTATCGTAATTTCTCCGATTATCTCGTAGAGACTATAAAATCATTCAGTATCTCTGAAAAAGAGGCAAGAGTGAGGATGCAGCACATTAATCAGGATGTATTTCACGAGGTCCAAAAAGAAGGTAAAAATATCATTCTGCTTGCCGGACATGTATTTAACTGGGAATGGATCAATGCATTGGCAAGAATTGTCCCTCAAAAACATTGTCACCCTGTTTACAGAAAAGTAAACAGCGATTTTTGGGAAAACCAGATGAAAAAAGTCCGTAATAAATTCGGAAATGAAGCATTGGAAGCCAATGAGGTAATCAGAAATATTTTCAGAACTAATAATGACGGAAGTTCTATTTATATGTTTGTTGCTGATCAGACTCCCCATTTCTCTCATGTAACTTATGGGCTGAAGTTTCTCAACCAACGGACACCCGCTTTTATAGGATATGATAAACTGGCAACCAGAATGGATCTTGCCTTTATCTACTGCGAGATGAAAAAAGTAAAACGCGGTTATTACCAGGTTAATTATCACAGAATATATCCGGACAATGAAAAGTTTACCGAACACGAAGTGGTAAGAAAATTTCATAAGCTGTTAGAGAACACCTTACACAAAAATCCGGACAATTATCTTTGGTCCCACAGAAAATGGAAGTATCAGGATTCTATCAAAACATTTGATTCTGAATAA
- a CDS encoding dihydrolipoamide acetyltransferase family protein produces the protein MAEYKLLLPSMGEGVMEATIITWLFNEGDNVKEDDSVVEIATDKVDSDVPTPVSGKIVKILKQKDEVAKVGEAIAILEIEGEGSVSEEVKTETPAATPDTETLSTIEQPLQTVPANVEFSGDLYLSPLVKSIAQQENISEAELKSIKGSGLEGRITKEDILAYVANRGKQPAQQAPASTPKPAVSAPAATIPVNAGDEIIPMDRMRKIIAENMVKAKQIAPHVTSFIETDVTNVVKWRNKNKAIFEKREGEKLTFMPIFVKAVVKAIQDFPMINVSVSGENIIKKKNINIGMATALPDGNLIVPVIKNADQLSLSGLAKAINDLAYRARNKKLRPEDTQGATYTISNVGSFGNLMGTPIIPQPQVAILAIGAIVKKPAVLETADGDVIAIRNLMFMSHSYDHRVVDGSLGGMMLKHVHDYLENWDLNTEV, from the coding sequence ATGGCAGAATACAAATTATTGCTTCCTTCCATGGGAGAAGGTGTTATGGAAGCGACAATTATCACTTGGTTATTCAATGAAGGTGATAACGTAAAAGAGGATGACTCCGTAGTAGAAATTGCAACAGATAAAGTAGATTCAGACGTACCGACACCAGTTTCGGGGAAAATTGTAAAAATTTTAAAGCAAAAAGACGAAGTTGCAAAAGTAGGCGAAGCCATTGCGATTTTAGAAATTGAAGGAGAAGGTTCTGTTTCTGAGGAAGTAAAAACAGAAACTCCGGCTGCCACTCCGGATACTGAAACTTTAAGCACTATTGAACAGCCCTTGCAGACTGTTCCTGCAAACGTAGAATTTTCAGGAGATCTTTATCTTTCTCCGCTTGTAAAATCAATTGCACAACAGGAAAATATTTCTGAAGCTGAGCTGAAATCCATCAAAGGAAGCGGTTTAGAAGGAAGAATCACTAAAGAAGATATACTGGCATACGTTGCCAACAGAGGTAAGCAGCCAGCTCAACAAGCACCAGCATCTACTCCAAAACCTGCAGTTTCTGCTCCGGCAGCTACTATTCCGGTAAATGCAGGTGATGAGATCATTCCAATGGACAGAATGAGAAAGATCATTGCTGAGAACATGGTGAAAGCAAAACAAATTGCTCCACATGTAACCTCTTTCATTGAAACGGACGTTACCAACGTTGTAAAATGGAGAAACAAAAACAAAGCGATCTTCGAAAAACGTGAAGGTGAAAAACTTACTTTCATGCCGATTTTCGTGAAAGCTGTAGTAAAAGCTATTCAGGATTTCCCTATGATCAATGTTTCTGTAAGCGGTGAGAACATCATCAAAAAGAAAAACATCAATATAGGTATGGCTACTGCCCTGCCAGACGGAAATCTTATCGTTCCTGTTATCAAGAATGCTGATCAGCTTTCTCTTTCAGGTCTTGCAAAAGCAATCAACGACTTAGCTTACAGAGCAAGAAACAAAAAACTAAGACCTGAAGATACTCAGGGAGCAACGTATACAATTTCTAACGTAGGAAGTTTTGGAAACCTTATGGGGACGCCAATTATTCCTCAGCCTCAGGTGGCTATCCTTGCCATTGGAGCTATCGTTAAAAAACCTGCAGTTCTTGAAACGGCTGATGGAGATGTAATTGCGATCAGAAACCTGATGTTTATGTCTCACTCATATGATCACAGAGTAGTAGACGGATCTTTAGGTGGAATGATGCTGAAACATGTTCATGATTATCTTGAGAACTGGGATCTGAATACAGAAGTATAA
- a CDS encoding thioredoxin family protein: MKKLTILAFVGLSALAFSQEVKNLPDKGKQKTALIVQTEQKDLEAKKKAAEEKVKLPKPYNPKADAQADINNAIAKAKKEGKNILIQAGGNWCIWCLRFNNFVQTTPELKEIADKKYVYYHLNYSPDNKNEKVFAQYINTNEQQAYPFFIILDKNGKKIHVQQSEVLEEGKGYSKEKVKEFLEKGKV, translated from the coding sequence ATGAAAAAATTGACAATACTAGCTTTCGTAGGATTAAGCGCTCTTGCTTTTTCTCAGGAGGTAAAGAATTTACCAGATAAAGGAAAGCAAAAAACAGCTCTTATAGTGCAGACAGAGCAGAAAGATTTAGAAGCAAAGAAAAAAGCTGCTGAAGAAAAAGTGAAATTGCCTAAGCCTTATAATCCAAAAGCTGATGCACAGGCAGATATCAATAACGCGATCGCCAAGGCAAAAAAAGAAGGGAAGAATATTTTGATTCAGGCTGGTGGAAACTGGTGTATCTGGTGTCTTCGTTTTAATAATTTTGTACAGACAACTCCTGAACTGAAGGAGATTGCAGACAAAAAATATGTGTATTATCATTTGAATTATTCTCCGGATAATAAAAATGAAAAAGTTTTTGCTCAGTATATTAATACAAACGAACAGCAAGCTTATCCATTCTTTATTATTTTAGATAAAAACGGGAAAAAAATTCACGTCCAGCAAAGCGAGGTTCTGGAGGAAGGAAAGGGCTATAGCAAAGAAAAAGTGAAGGAATTTTTGGAAAAAGGTAAAGTGTAA
- a CDS encoding TolC family protein → MNITFNAGRYLCIALCLLLSNILHSQMIDYQHIGLQQAIEVGLKNNKNIQISHLKQEMSATKEKDLKMEKLPDIEFHTSYTQVTNLFQYQDGVFNKPTKYDAINGMYDFTLSASIPVYMGGKIKNTEKKAAIDTEISTLKTHLDERQLKMEIITAFLQIHHLKEQQNLINDKMKEDSVNIKQVKVLKANGVVTVNEVLRTSLQLSNHKMSWTELDNDIQIAEHKLKTILALPESQEMHVNTEDLISDKAGIPYIDELTETALTKNESVEMTHKNLSLKELDQKITKANYLPKITAGGEYFIKYPNMMFFPPEPYAYRLGMLGVNLTYPIENLYKNKYKMQEAKENIDLAKLQIEENEEKIRHTVYEAYKKFQETDQKVKIAEEAIDQAKENYRIVRTKYANKLSLITELIDADNTYLEAESNLISVKINRQLKYYQLQYTIGNL, encoded by the coding sequence ATGAATATCACATTTAACGCAGGCAGATATCTGTGCATTGCGTTGTGCTTGTTATTGAGCAATATTTTACATTCACAGATGATAGACTACCAACATATTGGTTTACAACAAGCTATAGAAGTTGGGTTGAAAAACAACAAAAACATTCAGATAAGTCATCTAAAACAGGAAATGTCCGCCACCAAAGAGAAAGATCTCAAAATGGAAAAACTTCCGGACATAGAATTCCATACAAGCTATACTCAGGTTACCAACCTTTTTCAGTATCAGGATGGCGTGTTCAATAAACCGACAAAATACGATGCCATCAATGGAATGTATGATTTTACACTCTCCGCTTCCATCCCGGTGTATATGGGTGGGAAAATCAAAAACACTGAAAAGAAAGCAGCCATTGACACTGAGATTTCAACTCTAAAGACCCATCTGGATGAGAGACAGCTTAAAATGGAGATTATTACTGCCTTTTTACAGATTCACCATCTGAAAGAGCAGCAAAATCTTATCAATGACAAAATGAAAGAAGATTCTGTAAATATCAAACAGGTTAAAGTTCTTAAGGCAAATGGTGTTGTAACAGTAAATGAAGTGCTAAGAACCTCTTTGCAGCTTTCTAATCATAAAATGAGCTGGACAGAACTGGATAATGACATACAGATTGCAGAACATAAGCTGAAAACAATTCTGGCCTTACCGGAAAGTCAGGAAATGCACGTTAACACAGAAGATCTGATTTCGGATAAAGCGGGAATTCCTTACATTGATGAATTGACGGAAACAGCCCTCACCAAAAATGAATCTGTTGAAATGACTCACAAAAATCTTTCTTTAAAAGAGCTGGATCAGAAAATCACCAAAGCTAATTATTTACCTAAAATAACAGCTGGTGGAGAATATTTTATAAAGTATCCGAATATGATGTTCTTTCCTCCGGAGCCTTATGCTTACCGTCTGGGAATGCTTGGCGTAAATCTTACTTACCCTATTGAAAACCTGTACAAAAACAAATACAAAATGCAGGAAGCAAAGGAAAATATTGATCTTGCCAAACTTCAGATAGAAGAGAATGAAGAGAAAATAAGACATACGGTATATGAAGCCTACAAAAAGTTTCAAGAAACCGATCAGAAAGTAAAAATAGCAGAAGAAGCAATTGATCAGGCTAAAGAGAATTACCGTATTGTAAGAACAAAATATGCCAATAAGCTAAGTCTTATCACCGAATTAATAGATGCTGACAATACTTATCTGGAAGCAGAATCTAATTTAATATCCGTAAAAATCAACCGACAACTAAAATACTATCAACTCCAATATACGATTGGAAACTTATAA
- a CDS encoding HlyD family secretion protein, giving the protein MAQKQLTQKEKRINKTITLLAWILIISGITGMVSFYIFSRSNVTTNDAQIEQYITPVSSKVSGFIKTIKFNENQFIHKGDTLIVIDNREYTNQVQMAEANLHATTATIATIQSGVNTKESDTKIIDAKITSAKIDIWRTEQDFKRYKNLLAEDAATEQDFENIKASYEQSKANLLALEQQKNAVKAGANEQQTKVAPVKSQIQQSSANLNNAKLFLSYTVITAPYDGWVGKKTIQEGQLIKEGQALVQIVSKEKWIIANYKETQLGQIDQKQEVIITADAYPGIEFKGKILSVSPASGSQFSLVKPDNATGNFVKIEQRFPVKILLDTNKDNEKLLSGMNVLVSAKKI; this is encoded by the coding sequence ATGGCACAGAAACAACTGACACAAAAGGAAAAAAGAATCAACAAAACAATTACCTTACTGGCCTGGATCCTTATTATCAGCGGAATCACAGGAATGGTAAGTTTCTATATCTTTTCCAGAAGTAATGTCACTACTAATGACGCACAGATAGAACAGTATATCACTCCGGTATCAAGCAAAGTTTCAGGATTCATTAAAACCATAAAATTTAATGAGAATCAGTTTATACATAAGGGAGATACTTTAATTGTCATAGACAACAGAGAATATACGAATCAGGTACAAATGGCAGAGGCTAATCTTCATGCCACTACAGCTACTATTGCCACTATCCAGAGCGGAGTGAATACCAAAGAAAGTGATACAAAGATCATTGATGCAAAGATTACTTCTGCAAAAATTGATATATGGAGAACAGAACAGGATTTCAAACGATATAAAAACCTGCTGGCCGAAGATGCTGCTACAGAACAGGATTTTGAAAATATAAAAGCTTCTTACGAACAGTCAAAAGCCAACCTTTTGGCATTGGAACAGCAAAAAAATGCAGTAAAAGCCGGAGCTAATGAGCAGCAGACCAAGGTTGCTCCTGTTAAAAGCCAGATTCAGCAAAGTTCTGCCAATCTTAATAATGCCAAACTGTTCCTGTCTTACACTGTAATTACAGCACCTTATGATGGCTGGGTAGGTAAAAAAACGATTCAGGAAGGGCAGCTCATCAAAGAAGGACAGGCACTGGTACAGATCGTAAGCAAAGAAAAATGGATCATTGCCAACTATAAAGAAACACAGCTTGGACAGATTGATCAGAAGCAGGAAGTAATTATCACTGCTGATGCTTATCCTGGGATTGAATTTAAAGGAAAAATCCTTTCAGTTTCTCCTGCATCGGGATCGCAATTTTCATTAGTAAAACCAGATAATGCTACTGGAAACTTCGTAAAAATTGAACAGAGATTTCCTGTGAAAATTCTTCTCGATACCAATAAAGATAATGAAAAGCTTCTTTCCGGGATGAATGTTCTGGTAAGTGCTAAGAAAATATAA
- the rplI gene encoding 50S ribosomal protein L9, translated as MDIILKQDVENLGLEFDTVSVKPGYARNFLLPKGIALLATPKNKAALEATLEARKEEEAKLIAAANAVVDQLKKTSITIPAKVGSGDKLFGSINNADLSAALAKAGVSVEKKYIKIPGNTIKRTGKVTANIRLHRNVEYNFEFDIVSDAPVVAAPAAKKEEVKSEEA; from the coding sequence ATGGATATTATCCTAAAACAAGACGTAGAAAACTTAGGACTTGAGTTTGATACAGTAAGCGTAAAGCCAGGTTATGCTAGAAACTTTTTACTTCCTAAAGGAATTGCACTTTTAGCTACACCTAAAAATAAAGCAGCTCTAGAAGCTACTTTAGAAGCTAGAAAAGAAGAAGAAGCTAAATTAATCGCTGCTGCTAACGCTGTAGTAGATCAATTAAAGAAAACTTCTATTACTATTCCTGCAAAAGTAGGTTCTGGTGATAAATTATTCGGATCTATCAACAATGCAGATCTTTCTGCAGCTCTTGCTAAAGCTGGAGTTTCTGTAGAGAAGAAATACATCAAAATCCCAGGGAACACTATTAAGAGAACTGGTAAAGTAACAGCAAACATCAGATTACACAGAAACGTTGAGTACAATTTCGAATTCGATATCGTATCTGACGCACCGGTTGTAGCTGCTCCTGCTGCTAAGAAGGAAGAAGTTAAATCTGAGGAAGCTTAA
- a CDS encoding chloride channel protein: MLKFFTSIREALKNSFDNIRNEQLKNNLLQAIPFWIASVITGFFAVLYAKVFAWGENFMNFIFDWHAWMIFIIAPIGFVLSWWLVKEFAPNAKGSGIPQVMAAVELANPKEHTKIRSLLSIKIIFFKILSSVILVIGGGAVGREGPTIQIAGSVFRKVNEYLPEWWPKISKKNMIMTGAAAGLAAAFNTPLGGIVFAVEELSKTHINYFKTALFTAVIIAGLTAQTLAGSYLYLGYPKTNDVSLMVMFPIILVAATAGIFASQLSVIMLKINGWKKKTLKTDKANVVFLVICALIIASIAYFINREILGSGKEIMERVLFTKNKHEDWYVPVLRMLGPALSFTSGGAGGIFAPALTAGASIGSVISGAIHLTANETNVVILAGMVAFLTGITRAPFTSAIIVLEMTDRHSLIFHLMLAGMVSSIASILISRHSLYDVLKVNFLKEIRGKDN; encoded by the coding sequence ATGCTGAAATTTTTCACCTCCATACGGGAGGCTCTTAAAAATTCCTTTGACAATATCAGGAATGAACAGCTGAAGAACAACCTGCTTCAGGCTATTCCTTTCTGGATTGCCTCTGTTATTACCGGTTTTTTCGCTGTACTCTATGCGAAGGTATTCGCCTGGGGTGAAAATTTTATGAATTTTATCTTTGACTGGCATGCCTGGATGATCTTCATTATCGCTCCTATTGGGTTTGTACTTTCATGGTGGCTGGTAAAAGAATTCGCTCCCAATGCCAAAGGAAGCGGGATTCCACAAGTTATGGCTGCGGTAGAACTTGCCAATCCGAAAGAGCATACGAAAATCCGAAGCCTTCTAAGCATTAAAATTATTTTTTTCAAAATTCTGTCCTCGGTTATTTTAGTTATAGGAGGAGGCGCTGTAGGACGTGAAGGACCCACTATTCAAATTGCAGGTTCTGTTTTCAGAAAAGTCAACGAGTACCTTCCCGAGTGGTGGCCCAAAATTTCGAAGAAGAACATGATTATGACCGGTGCGGCTGCGGGTCTTGCGGCGGCTTTTAATACTCCTTTGGGAGGAATTGTATTTGCTGTTGAAGAACTGTCAAAAACGCATATCAATTACTTTAAAACAGCTCTGTTCACTGCTGTTATTATTGCAGGCTTAACAGCTCAGACCTTAGCAGGATCTTATTTGTATTTAGGATATCCCAAAACAAATGATGTATCTTTAATGGTTATGTTTCCCATCATTCTTGTTGCAGCTACAGCCGGCATTTTTGCCAGCCAGCTTTCGGTGATTATGCTTAAAATCAATGGCTGGAAAAAGAAAACCCTGAAAACAGATAAAGCCAATGTAGTATTTTTAGTTATTTGTGCTTTAATTATTGCATCGATTGCTTATTTTATCAACAGAGAAATTCTGGGTTCCGGGAAAGAAATTATGGAACGTGTTCTTTTTACCAAAAACAAACACGAAGACTGGTACGTCCCTGTTTTAAGGATGCTTGGCCCTGCCCTGTCTTTTACATCAGGTGGTGCCGGTGGTATTTTTGCTCCGGCTCTTACCGCCGGAGCAAGTATTGGTTCCGTCATTTCAGGAGCTATTCATTTAACAGCTAACGAAACCAATGTCGTTATTCTGGCGGGAATGGTAGCTTTTCTTACCGGAATTACAAGAGCACCATTTACATCTGCTATTATCGTTTTAGAAATGACCGACAGGCATTCATTAATCTTTCATCTCATGCTTGCCGGAATGGTTTCTTCTATCGCCTCTATCCTGATAAGCAGACATTCTTTATATGATGTACTGAAGGTTAATTTTTTGAAGGAAATTAGGGGAAAAGATAATTGA
- a CDS encoding aldehyde dehydrogenase, which produces MEIEKIVLSQKDFFKTQQTKSLAFRKIYLEKLRNLIITNEDMLYEAIYKDFGKSKFDTFTTELSFILHDIDYYLKNLKSLAKPKKVGTNLVNQFGNSKIYADPLGCVLVIGAWNYPYQLSLSPIVAAIAAGNCCILKPSEIAENTMKAMAEIINKNFPPEYLYVYEGGIDETTRLLELKFDKIFFTGSTKVGKIIYKAASEHLTPVVLELGGKSPAIVTKDANLDIAAKRIVWGKFLNAGQTCVAPDYLLVEEVIQEQFLEMLRKYIKEFKYNADSEQYTRIINQRNFHRLTKLISPEKIYCGGGFSEEKLYIEPTILTDIHWNDEIMQEEIFGPLLPVLSFQNYNAALNSILELEKPLAAYLFTNNTEEKEIFTKRLSFGGGCINETIMHLGNGNLPFGGVGNSGIGNYHGKYGFDSFSHQKSVLEKATWGEPNIKYPPYSEKKLTWIRRLL; this is translated from the coding sequence ATGGAAATTGAAAAAATTGTACTGAGTCAAAAAGATTTCTTTAAAACACAGCAGACCAAAAGCCTTGCCTTCCGGAAGATCTATCTTGAAAAGCTTCGGAATCTGATAATTACCAATGAAGATATGCTGTATGAAGCGATTTACAAAGATTTTGGAAAATCTAAATTTGACACATTCACTACAGAACTGTCTTTTATTCTTCATGACATAGATTATTACTTAAAGAACCTAAAGTCTCTTGCAAAACCTAAAAAAGTAGGCACCAATCTTGTCAATCAGTTTGGAAACAGTAAAATTTATGCTGATCCACTGGGTTGTGTACTGGTTATCGGAGCATGGAATTATCCTTATCAATTATCACTTTCCCCGATTGTTGCTGCCATTGCTGCTGGAAACTGCTGTATTCTAAAGCCCAGCGAAATTGCTGAAAATACGATGAAAGCGATGGCTGAAATTATCAATAAAAATTTTCCGCCCGAATACCTGTATGTATACGAAGGCGGTATTGATGAGACTACAAGACTGTTAGAGTTAAAATTTGATAAAATATTTTTTACAGGAAGTACAAAAGTCGGAAAGATTATTTATAAAGCGGCTTCGGAACATCTTACTCCTGTTGTTCTTGAGCTGGGCGGTAAGTCTCCGGCTATTGTTACTAAAGATGCCAATCTTGACATTGCTGCCAAAAGAATTGTGTGGGGAAAATTCCTTAATGCAGGGCAAACCTGTGTTGCGCCGGATTATTTATTGGTGGAAGAGGTGATTCAGGAACAGTTTCTGGAAATGCTCAGGAAATACATTAAAGAATTTAAATACAATGCTGATTCTGAACAATATACAAGAATTATCAACCAAAGAAATTTTCATAGATTAACTAAGCTTATCAGTCCGGAAAAAATATACTGTGGTGGAGGTTTCAGCGAAGAAAAATTATATATAGAACCCACCATTCTTACTGATATCCATTGGAACGATGAAATCATGCAGGAAGAAATTTTTGGCCCGCTCCTTCCTGTTCTCAGTTTTCAAAACTATAATGCCGCTTTGAACTCCATTTTAGAACTTGAAAAACCTCTTGCGGCATATCTTTTCACTAATAATACTGAAGAAAAAGAGATATTTACAAAAAGGCTTTCTTTTGGCGGAGGCTGTATTAATGAGACTATTATGCATTTGGGCAATGGGAACCTGCCGTTTGGAGGTGTAGGAAATTCCGGGATAGGAAATTATCACGGGAAATATGGTTTTGATTCTTTTTCTCATCAAAAATCTGTTCTTGAAAAAGCTACCTGGGGTGAGCCGAATATAAAATATCCACCCTATTCTGAAAAAAAATTAACGTGGATTAGAAGGCTGTTATAA
- the rpsR gene encoding 30S ribosomal protein S18 — MAIDEMAKQASAGGESEVKFLTPLDINTKSEKKYCRFKKYGIKHVDYKDADFLLQFVNEQGKILPRRYTGTSLKYQRKVSAAIKRARHLSLLPYVADLLK; from the coding sequence ATGGCAATAGATGAAATGGCTAAACAAGCCTCTGCAGGAGGAGAATCAGAAGTAAAATTCCTTACTCCACTTGATATCAATACAAAATCTGAAAAGAAATATTGTAGATTCAAAAAATACGGAATTAAGCACGTTGACTACAAAGATGCTGATTTCTTATTACAATTCGTAAACGAGCAAGGTAAAATCTTACCAAGAAGATACACTGGAACTTCTTTAAAATATCAAAGAAAAGTTTCTGCTGCTATCAAAAGAGCAAGACACCTTTCTTTACTACCTTACGTAGCTGACTTATTGAAATAA